One window of Paenibacillus sp. FSL K6-3182 genomic DNA carries:
- a CDS encoding carbohydrate ABC transporter permease has product MGTRNVRIIRERVIKGFNTILMALASLLLLSPMIWMISTSFKKAKDVFTYPIQWIPLNPVWVNHFKVWTAGDGFLLFYLNSLKISLILMVGAPLFAAFAAYGFSRIPFKGRNAIFVLYLCLMMIPQQVLFVPKFIMFEWMRIYNTHWALILPGLFTVFGVFMIRQFFMSIPHEISEAAFIDGAGHFRIFFQLFLPLSKPVLATFAIIDFTWTWNDYENALIFLLDKRLFTVPLGMQNFMLEAGVDYNMMMAAATAGVVPLLIVFFIGQKYIIQGFSSSAVKG; this is encoded by the coding sequence ATGGGTACAAGAAATGTCAGAATAATCAGAGAACGAGTGATCAAAGGTTTTAATACGATCCTAATGGCATTAGCCAGTCTGCTGCTATTGTCGCCAATGATCTGGATGATCAGCACCTCGTTTAAAAAAGCAAAGGACGTCTTCACTTATCCAATTCAGTGGATTCCTCTCAATCCTGTATGGGTTAACCACTTTAAGGTCTGGACGGCCGGAGACGGATTTCTTTTATTTTATTTAAACTCGCTGAAGATATCCTTGATTTTAATGGTCGGAGCCCCCTTGTTTGCCGCTTTTGCCGCATATGGCTTCAGCCGTATTCCATTCAAGGGAAGGAACGCTATCTTTGTGCTGTATCTGTGTCTGATGATGATTCCACAACAAGTGCTTTTTGTTCCTAAATTTATCATGTTTGAATGGATGAGAATTTACAACACGCATTGGGCGCTTATACTTCCGGGTTTGTTTACAGTATTTGGCGTCTTTATGATTCGGCAATTTTTTATGAGCATTCCCCATGAAATATCTGAAGCGGCTTTCATTGACGGAGCCGGCCATTTCCGAATTTTCTTTCAATTGTTTCTACCGCTTTCCAAACCGGTTCTGGCAACCTTTGCTATCATTGATTTTACATGGACGTGGAACGATTATGAAAACGCTTTGATTTTCTTGCTGGACAAAAGACTGTTTACGGTTCCGCTTGGTATGCAGAATTTTATGCTGGAAGCGGGAGTGGACTATAACATGATGATGGCTGCCGCCACAGCAGGAGTCGTGCCGCTGCTTATCGTCTTCTTTATTGGCCAGAAGTATATTATTCAAGGGTTCTCCAGTTCTGCTGTCAAAGGATAA
- a CDS encoding sugar ABC transporter permease, whose product MKRQRMIGYVFIAPNLIGMMIFMLVPALFSFYLMFTDWVFASGQSPRFIGLDNFRMMVKDDLFAVSVKNTLLVLIPVPISIMLGFLIAVMLNNRTYFQKTLRAFFFAPYFTSGIAIAFVWMVLFQPTNGPINAFLRSVGVSDPPLWFASPDTSMYAVLVMMTAGGIGYNMIIYLAALQEMSSEQLEAAKMDGATFGQLLRLIIFPLVSPTTFFLMITGFIGSIKGFGMIYAITQGGPANSTTVFSIFAYKKAFNFYEMGYASAVSWTMFLIILSISLIQWAVQKKWVHY is encoded by the coding sequence ATGAAGCGGCAGAGGATGATTGGTTATGTATTCATTGCTCCCAATCTGATCGGAATGATGATATTTATGCTCGTTCCGGCCCTGTTCTCCTTTTATTTGATGTTTACGGATTGGGTATTCGCTAGCGGGCAAAGCCCGCGTTTTATCGGATTGGATAATTTTAGGATGATGGTGAAAGACGATTTGTTTGCTGTATCGGTCAAAAACACCTTGCTGGTGCTGATCCCCGTACCGATTTCTATTATGCTCGGATTTTTGATTGCGGTCATGCTCAACAATCGAACCTATTTTCAGAAGACGCTGCGGGCGTTCTTTTTTGCCCCGTATTTCACTAGCGGCATCGCAATTGCTTTTGTCTGGATGGTGCTGTTTCAGCCCACCAACGGTCCGATTAACGCATTCCTGCGTTCTGTTGGTGTAAGTGATCCTCCCCTGTGGTTCGCTTCTCCAGATACATCGATGTATGCTGTGCTGGTCATGATGACAGCAGGCGGCATCGGGTACAACATGATTATATATTTGGCCGCGCTGCAGGAAATGTCTTCGGAGCAGTTAGAAGCTGCCAAGATGGACGGAGCAACGTTCGGGCAGTTACTGAGACTAATTATATTTCCTTTGGTTAGTCCTACCACCTTTTTTCTGATGATTACCGGCTTCATAGGCTCCATTAAAGGTTTTGGCATGATTTACGCTATCACTCAAGGAGGTCCTGCTAATAGTACGACGGTTTTCTCTATTTTCGCTTATAAAAAAGCATTCAATTTTTATGAAATGGGATATGCCTCGGCCGTCTCATGGACCATGTTCCTGATCATCCTCAGCATCTCGCTTATTCAGTGGGCTGTTCAGAAAAAGTGGGTTCATTACTAA
- a CDS encoding extracellular solute-binding protein, which produces MRNRKRLVAGLISIVAVSLMLAGCGGNNNGNGGAKSPETSSNAEPGKAASADPIKLTLWGAVPAENGPQEVVDNWNKENSDIQLEYVRFVNDDAGNLKLDTALISSQPVDMYISYDISLYEKRIKAGNALDLSAFSDYNVDEKMGEGAALWKIDDKYYGVPTQKGLSFVWLNKDMLDAKGLPVPTEWGLDEFRDYAAKLKGDNVWGVAQSDYYFNVPINGSMQKQSLQLTNPDGTSAFDNPLTVKALQVYSDMMFTDKSLMPHTEQITSKPALDQMFVKGETAMLFSTNQIFRTTNNVKEFPRSFKAAAAPAPKVNKDQTDYINAGGLGDVVSINPRTKHPEATWKFIKWYADGGMLPMAAGGRVPSSKDFPVDEAVALMFKGVEDTYDLESIKRVMFGDLPLGLSRLDRKTSSEQQSIYDNVFSQKLSPEEGAKELARVHNKNLQESSK; this is translated from the coding sequence ATGAGAAACAGAAAGAGATTGGTTGCAGGCTTGATTTCGATTGTGGCGGTGTCTCTGATGCTTGCTGGCTGTGGCGGAAACAATAATGGTAATGGAGGAGCGAAATCACCAGAAACATCTTCTAACGCAGAGCCCGGCAAGGCGGCAAGCGCCGACCCAATCAAGCTGACTCTGTGGGGAGCCGTGCCGGCAGAAAATGGCCCGCAAGAGGTTGTCGACAACTGGAATAAAGAAAATTCAGATATTCAGTTGGAATACGTACGGTTCGTCAATGATGATGCTGGCAATCTGAAGCTGGATACAGCGCTCATATCCAGCCAACCCGTAGATATGTACATTAGCTATGATATCAGTCTTTACGAGAAGCGGATCAAAGCAGGAAACGCGCTTGATTTGAGCGCTTTCTCCGACTACAACGTGGATGAGAAAATGGGCGAAGGCGCCGCTTTGTGGAAGATTGACGACAAGTATTATGGTGTACCAACCCAGAAGGGCTTGTCCTTTGTCTGGTTGAACAAGGATATGCTCGACGCTAAGGGATTGCCGGTTCCGACAGAATGGGGACTGGACGAGTTCAGGGATTATGCTGCCAAGCTGAAGGGTGACAACGTTTGGGGAGTAGCGCAAAGCGATTATTACTTCAATGTCCCGATCAACGGTTCCATGCAGAAGCAAAGCTTGCAGTTGACGAATCCCGATGGCACCTCGGCTTTCGACAACCCGCTTACGGTCAAAGCACTTCAGGTTTATTCGGACATGATGTTCACGGATAAAAGCTTGATGCCACATACAGAGCAGATCACCTCAAAGCCTGCCTTGGATCAAATGTTTGTGAAGGGAGAAACCGCGATGTTATTCTCCACGAACCAGATTTTTCGCACAACTAACAATGTGAAAGAATTTCCACGGTCGTTCAAGGCGGCGGCAGCACCTGCCCCCAAGGTTAACAAGGATCAGACCGATTATATTAACGCCGGCGGTTTGGGAGACGTGGTTTCCATAAATCCCCGAACCAAGCATCCGGAAGCCACCTGGAAGTTCATCAAGTGGTATGCAGACGGCGGAATGCTGCCGATGGCGGCAGGCGGAAGAGTTCCTTCATCCAAGGACTTTCCAGTCGATGAGGCTGTCGCCCTTATGTTTAAGGGTGTAGAGGACACGTATGACCTAGAATCGATTAAGCGGGTCATGTTCGGGGATCTTCCGCTAGGCCTGAGTCGTCTGGATCGGAAAACGTCAAGTGAACAGCAGTCAATCTACGATAATGTATTTTCCCAAAAGCTGTCTCCTGAGGAAGGCGCGAAGGAGTTAGCGAGGGTGCATAACAAGAATTTGCAAGAGTCATCTAAGTAA
- a CDS encoding response regulator yields the protein MWTILLVEDEVFVREAIREILDWESHGFCVVGEASNGNEALSAIVDLKPDVVIADIVMPGMDGIELLKETRKAGIRSRFIMLTAMNQFDYARDALQYGASNYLLKLSLNDDVLLESLARIKEDLLAELKGAGEALLPYYHRTWAVILGTGVSAQADAAELVLAVEKFSSLRLEIVVTLNGAAPARMDQVGIRPEKYLLVQTFHDAGQTTFFCWSFQKKSESVSQIRSQRMIETTPISNLSRLSDDWLHALNQLNGEWYGRNSDPIGEKHVRVPIEELEAELIRCFEERNEPKCTEAATLIWSYMKDSSFSHVEVKKRAAHLLHVVTMLAGRKSEDRTDIYSAVSHESLRALMLQAIRELIRQKQEEHISYTDHPEVNRVIQYMLEHYRENIKVTDLASLVAINVDYLSTVFGKKTGLTPIAYLRNIRIEQSKRLLLHSKLSVEEIASQTGFTDDAYFIKVFKRLVGQTPSSFRKENNI from the coding sequence ATGTGGACGATTTTATTGGTGGAAGATGAAGTGTTTGTTCGTGAAGCTATCAGAGAAATTTTAGACTGGGAAAGCCATGGTTTTTGTGTTGTCGGCGAAGCGAGCAACGGCAATGAGGCGCTTTCGGCTATTGTGGATTTGAAGCCAGATGTCGTCATCGCCGATATAGTTATGCCTGGCATGGACGGAATCGAATTGCTGAAGGAAACACGGAAAGCCGGTATACGCAGCCGCTTTATTATGCTGACGGCTATGAACCAGTTCGATTATGCACGGGATGCGCTTCAATACGGAGCTTCCAACTATTTGCTGAAACTATCCTTAAATGATGATGTTTTGCTGGAAAGTTTGGCACGAATCAAGGAGGATTTGCTTGCAGAGCTTAAAGGGGCCGGAGAGGCGCTTTTACCTTATTATCACCGCACGTGGGCGGTTATTTTGGGAACAGGAGTATCGGCTCAGGCAGATGCAGCGGAGCTTGTCTTGGCGGTGGAGAAATTCAGCAGTCTGAGATTAGAGATTGTAGTCACTCTAAACGGTGCCGCACCTGCTCGCATGGATCAAGTTGGGATCCGGCCGGAAAAATATCTGCTGGTCCAAACCTTCCATGATGCGGGTCAGACCACTTTCTTTTGCTGGAGTTTTCAGAAGAAGTCAGAATCGGTCAGCCAGATCCGGTCCCAGCGGATGATTGAAACAACGCCTATTAGCAACTTGTCCCGTTTGTCCGATGATTGGCTGCATGCGCTGAATCAATTAAACGGCGAATGGTACGGTCGTAATTCTGATCCGATAGGGGAGAAACACGTGCGGGTGCCAATTGAGGAGCTGGAGGCTGAGTTGATTCGCTGCTTTGAAGAGAGGAATGAACCAAAATGCACGGAGGCAGCAACGCTGATTTGGTCGTACATGAAAGACTCGTCATTTTCTCATGTGGAAGTGAAAAAACGAGCAGCCCATCTGCTTCATGTTGTGACGATGCTGGCAGGACGGAAATCGGAGGATAGGACAGACATCTACTCTGCCGTAAGCCATGAATCGCTGCGCGCGCTTATGCTGCAAGCAATACGGGAGCTTATTCGGCAGAAGCAAGAGGAGCATATAAGCTATACAGACCATCCAGAGGTGAACCGGGTGATTCAATATATGCTGGAGCATTACAGGGAGAACATTAAAGTTACGGATTTGGCTAGTCTGGTAGCGATCAATGTAGACTATTTGAGCACCGTATTCGGCAAAAAAACGGGATTGACACCAATCGCCTATTTGCGAAACATTCGTATTGAACAATCCAAACGTCTGCTGCTGCATTCCAAGCTCAGTGTAGAAGAGATCGCGAGTCAGACAGGCTTCACTGACGATGCGTACTTCATCAAAGTGTTCAAGCGCTTGGTTGGACAAACACCCAGCTCCTTTAGGAAAGAGAACAATATATAA
- a CDS encoding histidine kinase yields the protein MNDTQMMQYRRKWLPNTLKYRLFIAYITLLMLPLCIAIYYLFQHFETIRQNDMIDRMSERMQQVYISLTDMMAFSYKANTMLSQDESLIQIMHAPDKYDPFVRKKIIESKMFGINNSFFFHQTELYFRFIDRNGNVYTSYAPNDQLTNERKELQEWQNKLQIGLRPYRWVANDWNDVRGSQGNKLLSLYTMLDDELRGNYGLARISINIQEWFNNTLKDNPVNQDLTIFTGQEEIILQNKESAFGVDSMKRIISSHAKNGHYKDERALSLINYSYVEELDWYVVSQMPLSELQREVKQLRLMIYMFLIILVIVFITVTFFLASRITKPLYVLKRSMEEASDKKLNVKISINQGATDEIRSLSDSFNRMIDDVVLLIAKLKQEERQKQVVRFQMLLYQMNPHFLLNTLNTVKWIARKEKQDAIAGICTSLGLILEASLNSDIELIPLKQEITLLRSYESIQAFRFREQFTIEYETEESVQYALVPKFSLQPLTENSIAHGFNMSEGRGTIWVRARAEGSELVLEVEDNGIGMEEAARNKGRRSGHGIGLSNLRERLELLFKREGVIELISGEEGTLVRIRMPLLIAAPYSQKGDDGHVDDFIGGR from the coding sequence GTGAATGATACACAAATGATGCAATATCGGAGAAAATGGCTCCCAAATACGTTGAAATATAGACTGTTTATCGCGTATATCACATTACTGATGCTTCCTTTGTGCATCGCAATTTATTATCTTTTCCAGCATTTCGAAACGATTCGGCAGAATGATATGATCGACCGCATGTCTGAGCGTATGCAGCAGGTGTATATATCCTTGACGGATATGATGGCATTTTCATATAAAGCAAATACCATGCTGAGTCAGGATGAAAGCCTGATCCAGATTATGCACGCTCCTGATAAATATGATCCTTTTGTTCGAAAGAAAATAATAGAAAGCAAAATGTTCGGAATCAACAACAGCTTTTTCTTCCATCAGACGGAGCTGTATTTTCGTTTTATCGACCGTAATGGCAATGTATACACCTCCTATGCTCCCAATGACCAGTTGACAAACGAACGGAAAGAATTGCAGGAGTGGCAAAATAAGTTGCAAATCGGCTTGCGTCCTTACCGATGGGTGGCGAACGACTGGAATGATGTAAGAGGAAGTCAAGGAAATAAGCTGCTAAGTCTGTATACGATGCTGGACGACGAGCTGCGGGGAAATTACGGATTAGCACGTATCAGCATCAACATTCAGGAATGGTTCAACAATACGCTAAAAGATAATCCGGTCAATCAGGATCTAACCATCTTTACCGGGCAAGAAGAAATCATTTTGCAAAATAAGGAATCCGCTTTCGGTGTGGACAGCATGAAAAGGATCATTTCTTCACATGCAAAAAATGGACATTACAAAGATGAACGAGCTTTGTCACTAATCAATTACAGTTATGTGGAGGAGCTGGATTGGTATGTCGTTAGTCAAATGCCCTTAAGTGAGCTTCAGCGTGAAGTGAAGCAATTAAGACTGATGATCTATATGTTTCTAATTATTCTGGTAATCGTTTTCATCACGGTAACCTTCTTTTTGGCATCCCGAATAACGAAGCCGTTGTATGTTTTGAAACGAAGCATGGAAGAGGCGTCGGACAAGAAGCTGAATGTTAAAATATCGATCAACCAAGGTGCAACAGATGAAATTCGTTCTCTAAGCGATAGCTTTAACCGAATGATTGATGACGTTGTTCTGCTAATTGCTAAGCTGAAACAGGAGGAGCGGCAAAAGCAGGTAGTCCGTTTTCAAATGCTGCTCTACCAAATGAACCCGCATTTTCTCTTGAATACGTTGAACACTGTCAAATGGATTGCAAGAAAAGAGAAACAGGACGCCATTGCGGGTATTTGTACTTCTTTAGGCTTAATATTGGAGGCTAGTCTGAATTCCGATATTGAGCTGATTCCACTTAAACAAGAGATCACTTTACTGCGATCCTATGAATCCATACAGGCGTTTCGATTTAGAGAACAGTTTACAATCGAATATGAAACAGAGGAATCGGTACAGTATGCGCTTGTTCCCAAATTTAGTTTGCAGCCTCTGACAGAAAACTCTATCGCCCACGGCTTTAATATGTCTGAAGGTCGTGGCACCATATGGGTCAGGGCGCGAGCGGAGGGGAGCGAGCTTGTTCTGGAAGTGGAAGATAACGGAATTGGGATGGAAGAGGCAGCCCGCAATAAGGGGAGACGCAGCGGACACGGGATTGGACTGAGCAATTTAAGAGAAAGGCTGGAGCTGCTCTTTAAGCGTGAGGGAGTGATTGAACTTATATCGGGCGAGGAAGGAACCCTCGTTCGAATACGTATGCCATTATTGATTGCAGCGCCTTATTCACAGAAAGGAGATGACGGACATGTGGACGATTTTATTGGTGGAAGATGA
- a CDS encoding ABC transporter ATP-binding protein translates to MLALEIKNLNKKYEHFHLKDVSFQLEKGYIMGFIGANGAGKTTTIKAILNLIHKDSGEISILGKEMTKHELELKQEIGSAFGDINFYTRNKVKTLTNVIKKFYHNWNDEAYYNYLKRFNLNENKKIAELSTGMKVKYSLAIALSHGAKLLILDEPTSGLDPVARDNLLDIFQELVEDGEISILFSTHITTDLEKCADYITFIDNGHIINSSEKEEFIDTYRLVSGKEEQLDLIKDQLIAYKKNSFGFTALIHTKDFDPSWNIKSTLPSLEEIMIYFAKKEIVHV, encoded by the coding sequence ATGCTTGCCTTAGAAATCAAAAATTTAAATAAAAAATATGAGCATTTTCATTTAAAAGACGTATCTTTTCAACTGGAAAAGGGTTATATTATGGGATTTATCGGAGCCAACGGCGCAGGAAAAACAACGACAATAAAAGCCATTTTGAATTTGATTCATAAGGATAGCGGCGAGATTAGTATTTTGGGCAAGGAGATGACCAAACACGAGCTCGAACTAAAACAAGAAATTGGCTCTGCCTTTGGTGACATCAATTTCTATACTCGAAACAAAGTCAAAACATTAACTAATGTAATCAAAAAGTTCTATCATAATTGGAATGATGAAGCCTATTACAATTATCTCAAGAGATTTAATTTGAATGAAAACAAAAAAATAGCTGAATTATCAACCGGGATGAAAGTGAAATACAGCTTAGCCATCGCTTTATCACATGGTGCAAAGCTGCTTATTCTTGATGAACCAACAAGCGGACTTGATCCGGTTGCAAGGGACAATTTATTGGATATTTTTCAGGAACTAGTGGAAGATGGTGAAATCAGCATCCTGTTTTCCACTCATATCACAACTGATTTGGAAAAATGTGCCGATTATATTACTTTTATAGATAACGGACATATTATCAACAGCTCTGAGAAAGAAGAATTTATTGATACCTACCGCTTGGTGAGCGGGAAAGAAGAACAATTGGATTTGATAAAAGACCAGTTAATTGCCTACAAAAAGAATTCATTCGGCTTTACAGCCTTAATCCATACTAAAGACTTTGATCCCTCTTGGAATATTAAATCAACTTTGCCTAGTCTTGAGGAGATTATGATCTATTTCGCGAAAAAGGAGATTGTGCATGTATAA
- a CDS encoding ABC-2 transporter permease: MYNLLMKELKLGVSPFFYIMPFLTGALMLIPSWLYFLVILYFCFLTIPNMFAGYKSQNDLIFTNMLPVTKKDIVKAKVYVIVILELMHIIVAMIYGLITIRLYPNLTYFFFKPSFGFWGLCFVMIAIFNIILISMYYKTAYKYGAATIVSITAAILFAGGAEWLGIQNSFVYDLFKGNGTDQLGIHLSILFSGIVIFAIFTIIAYHIAIKRFQKVEI; the protein is encoded by the coding sequence ATGTATAATTTACTAATGAAAGAATTAAAGCTAGGCGTAAGCCCATTCTTTTATATCATGCCTTTTTTGACGGGTGCTTTAATGCTAATTCCCTCATGGTTATATTTCCTTGTCATCCTCTACTTCTGTTTCCTCACGATACCGAATATGTTTGCAGGGTATAAATCTCAGAATGATTTGATATTTACAAACATGCTGCCTGTAACCAAAAAAGACATTGTAAAAGCAAAGGTATACGTTATTGTTATTCTGGAATTAATGCACATCATTGTTGCCATGATATATGGTTTGATTACTATTCGCTTATATCCAAATCTGACCTATTTTTTCTTCAAACCATCCTTTGGTTTTTGGGGACTATGCTTCGTTATGATTGCAATCTTCAACATTATCCTTATATCGATGTATTATAAAACAGCCTATAAATACGGCGCAGCAACGATTGTGTCCATTACAGCTGCGATACTGTTTGCAGGAGGCGCAGAATGGCTCGGAATACAGAATTCATTTGTGTATGATCTTTTCAAAGGAAATGGTACTGATCAATTGGGAATTCATCTATCCATCTTGTTCTCGGGCATCGTCATATTTGCGATATTTACGATAATCGCTTATCATATTGCAATCAAACGTTTTCAGAAAGTGGAAATTTAA
- a CDS encoding GntR family transcriptional regulator, producing the protein MNIAISNSSDKPIYQQLFEQISAQILKGELENGYSLPPIRQAATELRVSIITVKKAWEELERLGLIYTVTGKGCFVAELSPDEMLKKRNEMIMKQMVLDTSYYKTFGLTLEEVFELLKEIY; encoded by the coding sequence ATGAACATTGCTATTTCGAACTCATCTGATAAACCGATCTATCAGCAGCTTTTTGAACAAATTAGCGCACAAATTCTAAAAGGTGAACTAGAAAATGGTTATAGCTTACCTCCCATACGACAAGCCGCCACAGAGCTTCGTGTTAGTATCATTACCGTAAAAAAAGCGTGGGAAGAACTTGAACGGCTTGGCTTGATTTATACCGTAACCGGCAAAGGCTGTTTTGTAGCCGAGCTCTCCCCTGATGAGATGCTGAAAAAACGCAACGAAATGATTATGAAGCAAATGGTTCTAGACACTTCCTATTACAAAACCTTCGGCCTTACTTTAGAGGAAGTTTTCGAGCTTTTGAAGGAAATTTATTGA
- a CDS encoding DoxX family protein, with protein sequence MHILAIVLQSWLLFSMAFFGGSKIVGAKHQVELFDSIKLPQWFRVITGYVQIVACIGLIVGYWYAEIAAWTALLVGVMMLLACLTHFRVKHPIGKIFPAILNLLIAAAVVLLYADELSNLFG encoded by the coding sequence ATGCATATACTAGCCATTGTTCTTCAAAGCTGGCTGCTTTTTTCCATGGCTTTTTTTGGAGGAAGCAAGATTGTAGGAGCAAAGCATCAGGTTGAACTGTTTGATTCGATTAAACTTCCTCAATGGTTTCGCGTCATTACGGGCTACGTTCAAATTGTTGCCTGCATAGGACTCATTGTCGGCTATTGGTATGCGGAGATTGCGGCATGGACCGCATTATTGGTAGGCGTCATGATGCTATTGGCATGCCTCACACATTTCAGAGTCAAACATCCAATCGGAAAAATATTCCCTGCCATATTAAATCTTTTGATAGCTGCTGCAGTAGTGCTTTTATATGCAGATGAACTGTCCAATCTATTTGGGTAA
- a CDS encoding SDR family NAD(P)-dependent oxidoreductase: MTANPIIVITGATSGLGQLVAIEMAKRGAHLVLTARSKSRAEATEKMIKELTPTAEINFFYGDLSSMKDVNRLGQEISDAVPKIDVLLNNAGLHAFEQRITSDGLAEMMAVNYFAPWLLTHLLHHSLKKAGSATVVNVASEASRRHGELKIPADLLDTAPFTSRGSSAVYGKTKLLNIMFTAELARKWDGTGISIHALNPGFNVTGLGRELWFASLLERLLHFFRIGDPRRGADIIIRLMTDPNYQGKSGGYYNVGAGDPIVPVHPGGMKEMQSKLWNDTCDILRRKGFFGN, from the coding sequence ATGACAGCAAATCCGATAATTGTAATTACTGGCGCTACAAGTGGCTTGGGGCAGCTTGTTGCAATCGAAATGGCTAAGCGAGGCGCTCATCTTGTTCTAACCGCGAGGAGTAAGAGTCGTGCAGAAGCAACTGAAAAAATGATCAAGGAGCTGACACCAACAGCTGAAATTAACTTTTTCTATGGTGATTTGTCATCAATGAAGGATGTCAATCGTTTGGGTCAAGAAATATCAGACGCAGTTCCCAAGATTGACGTGTTATTAAATAACGCTGGCCTTCATGCATTTGAACAGAGGATTACGTCAGACGGATTAGCAGAAATGATGGCTGTGAACTATTTTGCGCCATGGTTATTGACCCATCTCTTGCATCATTCCTTGAAAAAAGCAGGAAGTGCAACTGTTGTTAATGTTGCTTCTGAGGCTTCTCGCCGTCATGGGGAGCTTAAGATACCGGCGGATTTACTCGATACAGCTCCTTTTACTTCTAGAGGCTCATCCGCGGTATACGGGAAAACCAAACTTTTAAATATTATGTTTACTGCTGAACTTGCTCGTAAATGGGATGGAACAGGAATCAGCATTCATGCACTGAATCCGGGATTTAATGTTACGGGTCTTGGAAGAGAACTATGGTTCGCCTCGTTGCTGGAGCGTTTACTCCATTTCTTTCGTATTGGGGATCCGCGAAGAGGAGCCGATATCATTATTCGTCTAATGACTGATCCTAACTATCAAGGAAAATCGGGCGGATATTATAATGTAGGAGCCGGCGATCCCATAGTACCCGTGCATCCTGGGGGAATGAAGGAGATGCAAAGTAAATTATGGAATGATACATGTGATATTCTAAGGCGGAAAGGCTTCTTTGGAAATTGA
- a CDS encoding MarR family transcriptional regulator, which translates to MNEERKDTLRGQLELKLGEQINALISASHALNVRTSAYFDSSIQPAAFHIVRWLYSHGPTSASILADSTAMDRSSVSRLVKQLEILGYVKRESSPDDRRAILLTLTELGRKKIFDALRDKENVFYERISQWDNQQLDTFIEMLKSINGFEQNNEIL; encoded by the coding sequence ATGAATGAAGAACGTAAAGACACGCTGAGAGGACAATTAGAGCTGAAGCTCGGCGAACAAATTAACGCCCTCATTAGCGCCTCGCATGCGCTGAATGTCAGAACTTCTGCTTATTTCGATTCCTCAATACAACCTGCGGCTTTCCATATTGTGAGATGGCTGTACTCCCATGGTCCAACAAGCGCCTCTATCTTGGCAGATTCAACTGCTATGGACCGAAGCTCGGTCAGCCGTCTCGTCAAACAACTAGAGATTTTGGGTTATGTAAAAAGGGAAAGCTCTCCGGATGATCGCCGAGCGATACTTCTTACTCTCACAGAACTTGGACGCAAAAAAATATTTGATGCTCTGCGGGATAAGGAAAACGTTTTTTATGAACGCATATCCCAATGGGATAATCAACAACTTGATACATTTATCGAAATGCTTAAGTCCATTAATGGATTTGAGCAAAATAATGAGATCCTTTGA
- a CDS encoding TetR/AcrR family transcriptional regulator encodes MTTDNKSKLMLAAIDLMAEKGYKGVSTKEIAAAAGVSEMTLFRNFGSKQNLLDKAVDHYHYSIEMTKIFHEKVIWDLRADLLMISQMYHEIMDRNRKLFLIVLSDNELAEIREKAQKHPRKLLELLTNYFADMQEKNKLIATDAETQAITFMWMNYGAFITQLFGASSITKVTQQNFMQSSIELFVRALTP; translated from the coding sequence ATGACCACCGACAATAAAAGCAAGCTGATGCTGGCAGCAATCGATTTAATGGCTGAGAAAGGCTACAAAGGCGTATCAACGAAGGAGATAGCTGCAGCGGCGGGCGTCAGCGAGATGACCTTGTTCCGCAATTTTGGAAGCAAGCAAAATCTACTGGACAAAGCAGTCGATCATTATCATTATTCGATTGAAATGACTAAGATTTTTCATGAAAAAGTAATTTGGGATTTGAGAGCGGACTTGCTCATGATAAGCCAAATGTATCATGAGATCATGGATCGAAACCGTAAACTGTTTCTCATTGTCTTGAGTGACAACGAGCTGGCCGAGATTCGTGAGAAGGCGCAGAAGCATCCGCGGAAACTATTGGAGTTATTGACGAATTATTTTGCAGACATGCAGGAAAAGAACAAACTGATTGCAACCGATGCGGAAACACAGGCGATTACCTTCATGTGGATGAATTATGGAGCTTTCATAACACAGCTATTTGGTGCGTCATCCATCACTAAGGTGACCCAGCAAAATTTTATGCAATCGAGCATTGAATTATTTGTTAGAGCTCTGACTCCGTAG